In Alosa alosa isolate M-15738 ecotype Scorff River chromosome 23, AALO_Geno_1.1, whole genome shotgun sequence, a single window of DNA contains:
- the LOC125288870 gene encoding coiled-coil domain-containing protein 81-like isoform X2 gives MTDILLSVVSEAKHAFPTLSQLSETDVDDLWSNVSSFVERQMSLQKGVHINGLGRFTFCQQKMDVGSKYVLIQRPVFLLSEKLSQAHGLKQVKPQIAAGDVPEVPLNFSALAAESPFERDVIEGCIRETLMLLLRAVASQRSVLFTFRGIGVLVFRNSKVKMHFYKDFVTSMDGSGKALWALSNRPGTSNSLLSEKFYSQDRPGTSNTIHLPHITSRAESVHGKTYKPSSALDSVEEQEKGASEIQCQSKSRKGSATTKDNGVSMIDKLYTKPTKSPQTIDRTTEQPVQTSLRATNVRNERSAQFSLTCQDHKRAGQELCYLCMQRAKINNPLYLSEERRREEDEEARLLLLLENHKDHQYLQDVQAEKNQIRENHKKVAAFNLEVAEALKKKRSTRSSHFHPSYIFGGRLDTPPNLLNRQNYQEDLRRQASCLVQNQKLNQQSQDLIDHLQQVQLSHEIGRQKTQFLKEKHENSESYKKALDTQVEQVKPKVHFKKRLLFPPIKKDSDRTERTEQAGEYQGTGIPAHMPDSVGPLFGVLDSNPEDLAVQRHMAQAVQQEQLWTATHRKQEAMFNKLMQLKREREMLKRNHKELMEEHISHYEKLCNLRKSLEMTWSRSANLKRQRDKEEREFIRSGSRLLISQCEQYRRCTQCKRTPANSGESNLWKETHFIPESRLMV, from the exons ATGACGGACATTCTGCTCTCCGTGGTGTCAGAGGCGAAGCATGCCTTCCCAACTCTCTCCCAACTGTCAGAGACTG ATGTGGATGACCTTTGGTCAAATGTGTCCTCTTTCGTCGAGCGTCAGATGTCTTTACAGAAG GGAGTCCATATAAATGGGCTGGGCAGATTCACATTCTGTCAACAAAAGATGGATGTGGGAAGTAAGTATGTTCTAATCCAGAGACCAGTCTTTCTTCTATCAGAGAAACTCTCCCAAGCTCATGGCCTTAAGCAAGTGAAACCACAAATCGCAG CTGGTGATGTACCAGAGGTGCCACTGAACTTCTCAGCTCTGGCAGCCGAGAGCCCCTTTGAGCGGGACGTGATAGAAGGTTGTATACGTGAGACACTCATGTTGCTACTGCGTGCTGTTGCCTCTCAGCGATCAGTCCTCTTCACCTTCAGGGGGATCGGTGTGCTGGTCTTTCGTAACTCAAAGGTGAAGATGCACTTCTACAAAGACTTTGTCACCAGTATGGATGGCAGTGGAAAAGCGCTGTGGGCCCTAAGCAAT AGACCAGGCACCAGCAACTCACTGTTATCAGAGAAGTTCTATAGCCAGGATAGGCCTGGAACCAGCAATACCATCCACCtcccacacatcacatcacgGGCAGAAAGTGTGCATGGAAAGACATATAAGCCCTCTAGTGCACTTGACAGTGTTGAGGAACAGGAGAAAG GTGCCTCAGAAATTCAGTGTCAGTCCAAGTCTCGGAAGGGTTCCGCCACGACCAAAGATAATGGTGTGAGCATGATAGACAAGCTGTATACCAAACCCACCAAATCTCCCCAGACTATTGACAG GACGACTGAACAGCCAGTACAAACTTCACTGCGAGCAACGAATGTTAGGAATGAAAGAAGTGCTCAATTCAGCCTAACCTGCCAGGACCACAAACGTGCTGGACAG GAACTGTGCTACCTGTGCATGCAACGAGCTAAGATTAACAATCCTCTGTACCTGTCAGAAGAGAGgcggagagaggaggatgaggaggcaaGACTGTTACTCTTACTAGAGAATCACAAAGACCACCAGTACCTTCAGGATGTGCAG GCTGAGAAGAATCAAATACGTGAGAACCACAAGAAAGTAGCAGCATTTAATTTGGAGGTTGCTGAAGCCCTGAAAAAAAAGAGGTCAACACGCTCCTCCCACTTCCAT CCTTCATATATCTTTGGAGGGCGCCTAGACACTCCCCCTAATTTGTTGAACCGGCAGAACTATCAGGAGGATCTAAGACGCCAAGCATCCTGCCTCGTACAGAATCAGAAACTCAACCAGCAGAGCCAGGACTTAATAGACCATCTACAGCAAGTCCAGCTGTCCCATGA GATTGGTCGGCAAAAGACACAATTTCTCAAGGAGAAACATGAAAACTCAGAAAGCTATAAAAAAGCGTTGGACACTCAG GTAGAACAGGTAAAACCAAAGGTACATTTCAAGAAGAGACTTCTGTTCCCACCAATCAAGAAAGACTCTGATCGCACTGAGAGAACAGAACAG GCAGGTGAGTATCAAGGAACAGGTATCCCAGCACATATGCCAGACTCAGTTGGTCCGTTGTTTGGGGTGTTGGACAGCAACCCAGAGGATTTGGCTGTACAGCGTCACATGGCACAGGCAGTCCAACAGGAGCAACTCTGGACAGCCACACATAGGAAACAAGAGGCCATGTTCAACAAACTTATGCAgctaaagagggagagagagatgcttaaGAGAAACCACAAAGA GCTAATGGAGGAACACATCTCCCACTACGAGAAACTATGTAACCTGAGAAAGTCTCTAGAGATGACATGGAGTCGCAGTGCTAATCTCAAGCGCCAGAGGgacaaagaggagagggaatTCATCAG GTCTGGTAGTAGGCTTCTGATAAGCCAGTGTGAACAATACCGCCGCTGCACCCAGTGTAAGAGGACGCCAGCAAACTCTGGAGAGAGCAACCTCTG
- the LOC125288870 gene encoding coiled-coil domain-containing protein 81-like isoform X3 encodes MTDILLSVVSEAKHAFPTLSQLSETDVDDLWSNVSSFVERQMSLQKGVHINGLGRFTFCQQKMDVGSKYVLIQRPVFLLSEKLSQAHGLKQVKPQIAAGDVPEVPLNFSALAAESPFERDVIEGCIRETLMLLLRAVASQRSVLFTFRGIGVLVFRNSKRPGTSNSLLSEKFYSQDRPGTSNTIHLPHITSRAESVHGKTYKPSSALDSVEEQEKGASEIQCQSKSRKGSATTKDNGVSMIDKLYTKPTKSPQTIDRTTEQPVQTSLRATNVRNERSAQFSLTCQDHKRAGQELCYLCMQRAKINNPLYLSEERRREEDEEARLLLLLENHKDHQYLQDVQAEKNQIRENHKKVAAFNLEVAEALKKKRSTRSSHFHPSYIFGGRLDTPPNLLNRQNYQEDLRRQASCLVQNQKLNQQSQDLIDHLQQVQLSHEIGRQKTQFLKEKHENSESYKKALDTQVQVEQVKPKVHFKKRLLFPPIKKDSDRTERTEQAGEYQGTGIPAHMPDSVGPLFGVLDSNPEDLAVQRHMAQAVQQEQLWTATHRKQEAMFNKLMQLKREREMLKRNHKELMEEHISHYEKLCNLRKSLEMTWSRSANLKRQRDKEEREFIRSGSRLLISQCEQYRRCTQCKRTPANSGESNLWKETHFIPESRLMV; translated from the exons ATGACGGACATTCTGCTCTCCGTGGTGTCAGAGGCGAAGCATGCCTTCCCAACTCTCTCCCAACTGTCAGAGACTG ATGTGGATGACCTTTGGTCAAATGTGTCCTCTTTCGTCGAGCGTCAGATGTCTTTACAGAAG GGAGTCCATATAAATGGGCTGGGCAGATTCACATTCTGTCAACAAAAGATGGATGTGGGAAGTAAGTATGTTCTAATCCAGAGACCAGTCTTTCTTCTATCAGAGAAACTCTCCCAAGCTCATGGCCTTAAGCAAGTGAAACCACAAATCGCAG CTGGTGATGTACCAGAGGTGCCACTGAACTTCTCAGCTCTGGCAGCCGAGAGCCCCTTTGAGCGGGACGTGATAGAAGGTTGTATACGTGAGACACTCATGTTGCTACTGCGTGCTGTTGCCTCTCAGCGATCAGTCCTCTTCACCTTCAGGGGGATCGGTGTGCTGGTCTTTCGTAACTCAAAG AGACCAGGCACCAGCAACTCACTGTTATCAGAGAAGTTCTATAGCCAGGATAGGCCTGGAACCAGCAATACCATCCACCtcccacacatcacatcacgGGCAGAAAGTGTGCATGGAAAGACATATAAGCCCTCTAGTGCACTTGACAGTGTTGAGGAACAGGAGAAAG GTGCCTCAGAAATTCAGTGTCAGTCCAAGTCTCGGAAGGGTTCCGCCACGACCAAAGATAATGGTGTGAGCATGATAGACAAGCTGTATACCAAACCCACCAAATCTCCCCAGACTATTGACAG GACGACTGAACAGCCAGTACAAACTTCACTGCGAGCAACGAATGTTAGGAATGAAAGAAGTGCTCAATTCAGCCTAACCTGCCAGGACCACAAACGTGCTGGACAG GAACTGTGCTACCTGTGCATGCAACGAGCTAAGATTAACAATCCTCTGTACCTGTCAGAAGAGAGgcggagagaggaggatgaggaggcaaGACTGTTACTCTTACTAGAGAATCACAAAGACCACCAGTACCTTCAGGATGTGCAG GCTGAGAAGAATCAAATACGTGAGAACCACAAGAAAGTAGCAGCATTTAATTTGGAGGTTGCTGAAGCCCTGAAAAAAAAGAGGTCAACACGCTCCTCCCACTTCCAT CCTTCATATATCTTTGGAGGGCGCCTAGACACTCCCCCTAATTTGTTGAACCGGCAGAACTATCAGGAGGATCTAAGACGCCAAGCATCCTGCCTCGTACAGAATCAGAAACTCAACCAGCAGAGCCAGGACTTAATAGACCATCTACAGCAAGTCCAGCTGTCCCATGA GATTGGTCGGCAAAAGACACAATTTCTCAAGGAGAAACATGAAAACTCAGAAAGCTATAAAAAAGCGTTGGACACTCAG GTGCAGGTAGAACAGGTAAAACCAAAGGTACATTTCAAGAAGAGACTTCTGTTCCCACCAATCAAGAAAGACTCTGATCGCACTGAGAGAACAGAACAG GCAGGTGAGTATCAAGGAACAGGTATCCCAGCACATATGCCAGACTCAGTTGGTCCGTTGTTTGGGGTGTTGGACAGCAACCCAGAGGATTTGGCTGTACAGCGTCACATGGCACAGGCAGTCCAACAGGAGCAACTCTGGACAGCCACACATAGGAAACAAGAGGCCATGTTCAACAAACTTATGCAgctaaagagggagagagagatgcttaaGAGAAACCACAAAGA GCTAATGGAGGAACACATCTCCCACTACGAGAAACTATGTAACCTGAGAAAGTCTCTAGAGATGACATGGAGTCGCAGTGCTAATCTCAAGCGCCAGAGGgacaaagaggagagggaatTCATCAG GTCTGGTAGTAGGCTTCTGATAAGCCAGTGTGAACAATACCGCCGCTGCACCCAGTGTAAGAGGACGCCAGCAAACTCTGGAGAGAGCAACCTCTG
- the LOC125288870 gene encoding coiled-coil domain-containing protein 81-like isoform X4, with protein MTDILLSVVSEAKHAFPTLSQLSETDVDDLWSNVSSFVERQMSLQKGVHINGLGRFTFCQQKMDVGSKYVLIQRPVFLLSEKLSQAHGLKQVKPQIAAGDVPEVPLNFSALAAESPFERDVIEGCIRETLMLLLRAVASQRSVLFTFRGIGVLVFRNSKVKMHFYKDFVTSMDGSGKALWALSNRPGTSNSLLSEKFYSQDRPGTSNTIHLPHITSRAESVHGKTYKPSSALDSVEEQEKGASEIQCQSKSRKGSATTKDNGVSMIDKLYTKPTKSPQTIDRTTEQPVQTSLRATNVRNERSAQFSLTCQDHKRAGQELCYLCMQRAKINNPLYLSEERRREEDEEARLLLLLENHKDHQYLQDVQAEKNQIRENHKKVAAFNLEVAEALKKKRSTRSSHFHPSYIFGGRLDTPPNLLNRQNYQEDLRRQASCLVQNQKLNQQSQDLIDHLQQVQLSHEIGRQKTQFLKEKHENSESYKKALDTQAGEYQGTGIPAHMPDSVGPLFGVLDSNPEDLAVQRHMAQAVQQEQLWTATHRKQEAMFNKLMQLKREREMLKRNHKELMEEHISHYEKLCNLRKSLEMTWSRSANLKRQRDKEEREFIRSGSRLLISQCEQYRRCTQCKRTPANSGESNLWKETHFIPESRLMV; from the exons ATGACGGACATTCTGCTCTCCGTGGTGTCAGAGGCGAAGCATGCCTTCCCAACTCTCTCCCAACTGTCAGAGACTG ATGTGGATGACCTTTGGTCAAATGTGTCCTCTTTCGTCGAGCGTCAGATGTCTTTACAGAAG GGAGTCCATATAAATGGGCTGGGCAGATTCACATTCTGTCAACAAAAGATGGATGTGGGAAGTAAGTATGTTCTAATCCAGAGACCAGTCTTTCTTCTATCAGAGAAACTCTCCCAAGCTCATGGCCTTAAGCAAGTGAAACCACAAATCGCAG CTGGTGATGTACCAGAGGTGCCACTGAACTTCTCAGCTCTGGCAGCCGAGAGCCCCTTTGAGCGGGACGTGATAGAAGGTTGTATACGTGAGACACTCATGTTGCTACTGCGTGCTGTTGCCTCTCAGCGATCAGTCCTCTTCACCTTCAGGGGGATCGGTGTGCTGGTCTTTCGTAACTCAAAGGTGAAGATGCACTTCTACAAAGACTTTGTCACCAGTATGGATGGCAGTGGAAAAGCGCTGTGGGCCCTAAGCAAT AGACCAGGCACCAGCAACTCACTGTTATCAGAGAAGTTCTATAGCCAGGATAGGCCTGGAACCAGCAATACCATCCACCtcccacacatcacatcacgGGCAGAAAGTGTGCATGGAAAGACATATAAGCCCTCTAGTGCACTTGACAGTGTTGAGGAACAGGAGAAAG GTGCCTCAGAAATTCAGTGTCAGTCCAAGTCTCGGAAGGGTTCCGCCACGACCAAAGATAATGGTGTGAGCATGATAGACAAGCTGTATACCAAACCCACCAAATCTCCCCAGACTATTGACAG GACGACTGAACAGCCAGTACAAACTTCACTGCGAGCAACGAATGTTAGGAATGAAAGAAGTGCTCAATTCAGCCTAACCTGCCAGGACCACAAACGTGCTGGACAG GAACTGTGCTACCTGTGCATGCAACGAGCTAAGATTAACAATCCTCTGTACCTGTCAGAAGAGAGgcggagagaggaggatgaggaggcaaGACTGTTACTCTTACTAGAGAATCACAAAGACCACCAGTACCTTCAGGATGTGCAG GCTGAGAAGAATCAAATACGTGAGAACCACAAGAAAGTAGCAGCATTTAATTTGGAGGTTGCTGAAGCCCTGAAAAAAAAGAGGTCAACACGCTCCTCCCACTTCCAT CCTTCATATATCTTTGGAGGGCGCCTAGACACTCCCCCTAATTTGTTGAACCGGCAGAACTATCAGGAGGATCTAAGACGCCAAGCATCCTGCCTCGTACAGAATCAGAAACTCAACCAGCAGAGCCAGGACTTAATAGACCATCTACAGCAAGTCCAGCTGTCCCATGA GATTGGTCGGCAAAAGACACAATTTCTCAAGGAGAAACATGAAAACTCAGAAAGCTATAAAAAAGCGTTGGACACTCAG GCAGGTGAGTATCAAGGAACAGGTATCCCAGCACATATGCCAGACTCAGTTGGTCCGTTGTTTGGGGTGTTGGACAGCAACCCAGAGGATTTGGCTGTACAGCGTCACATGGCACAGGCAGTCCAACAGGAGCAACTCTGGACAGCCACACATAGGAAACAAGAGGCCATGTTCAACAAACTTATGCAgctaaagagggagagagagatgcttaaGAGAAACCACAAAGA GCTAATGGAGGAACACATCTCCCACTACGAGAAACTATGTAACCTGAGAAAGTCTCTAGAGATGACATGGAGTCGCAGTGCTAATCTCAAGCGCCAGAGGgacaaagaggagagggaatTCATCAG GTCTGGTAGTAGGCTTCTGATAAGCCAGTGTGAACAATACCGCCGCTGCACCCAGTGTAAGAGGACGCCAGCAAACTCTGGAGAGAGCAACCTCTG
- the LOC125288870 gene encoding coiled-coil domain-containing protein 81-like isoform X1, translating into MTDILLSVVSEAKHAFPTLSQLSETDVDDLWSNVSSFVERQMSLQKGVHINGLGRFTFCQQKMDVGSKYVLIQRPVFLLSEKLSQAHGLKQVKPQIAAGDVPEVPLNFSALAAESPFERDVIEGCIRETLMLLLRAVASQRSVLFTFRGIGVLVFRNSKVKMHFYKDFVTSMDGSGKALWALSNRPGTSNSLLSEKFYSQDRPGTSNTIHLPHITSRAESVHGKTYKPSSALDSVEEQEKGASEIQCQSKSRKGSATTKDNGVSMIDKLYTKPTKSPQTIDRTTEQPVQTSLRATNVRNERSAQFSLTCQDHKRAGQELCYLCMQRAKINNPLYLSEERRREEDEEARLLLLLENHKDHQYLQDVQAEKNQIRENHKKVAAFNLEVAEALKKKRSTRSSHFHPSYIFGGRLDTPPNLLNRQNYQEDLRRQASCLVQNQKLNQQSQDLIDHLQQVQLSHEIGRQKTQFLKEKHENSESYKKALDTQVQVEQVKPKVHFKKRLLFPPIKKDSDRTERTEQAGEYQGTGIPAHMPDSVGPLFGVLDSNPEDLAVQRHMAQAVQQEQLWTATHRKQEAMFNKLMQLKREREMLKRNHKELMEEHISHYEKLCNLRKSLEMTWSRSANLKRQRDKEEREFIRSGSRLLISQCEQYRRCTQCKRTPANSGESNLWKETHFIPESRLMV; encoded by the exons ATGACGGACATTCTGCTCTCCGTGGTGTCAGAGGCGAAGCATGCCTTCCCAACTCTCTCCCAACTGTCAGAGACTG ATGTGGATGACCTTTGGTCAAATGTGTCCTCTTTCGTCGAGCGTCAGATGTCTTTACAGAAG GGAGTCCATATAAATGGGCTGGGCAGATTCACATTCTGTCAACAAAAGATGGATGTGGGAAGTAAGTATGTTCTAATCCAGAGACCAGTCTTTCTTCTATCAGAGAAACTCTCCCAAGCTCATGGCCTTAAGCAAGTGAAACCACAAATCGCAG CTGGTGATGTACCAGAGGTGCCACTGAACTTCTCAGCTCTGGCAGCCGAGAGCCCCTTTGAGCGGGACGTGATAGAAGGTTGTATACGTGAGACACTCATGTTGCTACTGCGTGCTGTTGCCTCTCAGCGATCAGTCCTCTTCACCTTCAGGGGGATCGGTGTGCTGGTCTTTCGTAACTCAAAGGTGAAGATGCACTTCTACAAAGACTTTGTCACCAGTATGGATGGCAGTGGAAAAGCGCTGTGGGCCCTAAGCAAT AGACCAGGCACCAGCAACTCACTGTTATCAGAGAAGTTCTATAGCCAGGATAGGCCTGGAACCAGCAATACCATCCACCtcccacacatcacatcacgGGCAGAAAGTGTGCATGGAAAGACATATAAGCCCTCTAGTGCACTTGACAGTGTTGAGGAACAGGAGAAAG GTGCCTCAGAAATTCAGTGTCAGTCCAAGTCTCGGAAGGGTTCCGCCACGACCAAAGATAATGGTGTGAGCATGATAGACAAGCTGTATACCAAACCCACCAAATCTCCCCAGACTATTGACAG GACGACTGAACAGCCAGTACAAACTTCACTGCGAGCAACGAATGTTAGGAATGAAAGAAGTGCTCAATTCAGCCTAACCTGCCAGGACCACAAACGTGCTGGACAG GAACTGTGCTACCTGTGCATGCAACGAGCTAAGATTAACAATCCTCTGTACCTGTCAGAAGAGAGgcggagagaggaggatgaggaggcaaGACTGTTACTCTTACTAGAGAATCACAAAGACCACCAGTACCTTCAGGATGTGCAG GCTGAGAAGAATCAAATACGTGAGAACCACAAGAAAGTAGCAGCATTTAATTTGGAGGTTGCTGAAGCCCTGAAAAAAAAGAGGTCAACACGCTCCTCCCACTTCCAT CCTTCATATATCTTTGGAGGGCGCCTAGACACTCCCCCTAATTTGTTGAACCGGCAGAACTATCAGGAGGATCTAAGACGCCAAGCATCCTGCCTCGTACAGAATCAGAAACTCAACCAGCAGAGCCAGGACTTAATAGACCATCTACAGCAAGTCCAGCTGTCCCATGA GATTGGTCGGCAAAAGACACAATTTCTCAAGGAGAAACATGAAAACTCAGAAAGCTATAAAAAAGCGTTGGACACTCAG GTGCAGGTAGAACAGGTAAAACCAAAGGTACATTTCAAGAAGAGACTTCTGTTCCCACCAATCAAGAAAGACTCTGATCGCACTGAGAGAACAGAACAG GCAGGTGAGTATCAAGGAACAGGTATCCCAGCACATATGCCAGACTCAGTTGGTCCGTTGTTTGGGGTGTTGGACAGCAACCCAGAGGATTTGGCTGTACAGCGTCACATGGCACAGGCAGTCCAACAGGAGCAACTCTGGACAGCCACACATAGGAAACAAGAGGCCATGTTCAACAAACTTATGCAgctaaagagggagagagagatgcttaaGAGAAACCACAAAGA GCTAATGGAGGAACACATCTCCCACTACGAGAAACTATGTAACCTGAGAAAGTCTCTAGAGATGACATGGAGTCGCAGTGCTAATCTCAAGCGCCAGAGGgacaaagaggagagggaatTCATCAG GTCTGGTAGTAGGCTTCTGATAAGCCAGTGTGAACAATACCGCCGCTGCACCCAGTGTAAGAGGACGCCAGCAAACTCTGGAGAGAGCAACCTCTG